Proteins encoded by one window of Halosolutus gelatinilyticus:
- a CDS encoding aldehyde dehydrogenase family protein, with the protein MTDGLSIDSDWNTLYIDGEWTESRSGDTVTVEDPSMRKSVAEVPAGVEADVDVAYDAAAEAQKEWEKQPPAHRQKVIQQFLQQVQENSEQIVDLLTHEVGGTRLMGETSVHIASDHANEAITLPRRMKGEHAESNIPGKENLAQRKPKGVITVISPWNFPLNLSMRAVAPAIAAGNSVVLKPSTNSPITGGLLFGKLFEETDLPGGVLNVITGLGSEIGDRVAGHPKSDVVSFTGSTEVGQRVAGIAGENLAVPAMELGGNNAFIVANDADLDRAIDAATFGSFVHQGQVCISINRHVIHEDIYDEYVDRLVQRAESLTPGSAHEEETDVGPIIDEPQRDEMLEYVEETVEAGATLETGGRTVSVDGVEDSLVVAPTVLSDATNEMAAACNEHFGPIAPVIPFSDVGEAIEIANATEYGLSGAVHAGDLEVAKDIADRMQTGNVHINDQPINDEAHIPFSGTSASGMGTYNSTGFLEEITETKWISIQHEPREYPL; encoded by the coding sequence ATGACAGACGGTTTATCCATTGATTCCGATTGGAACACGCTGTACATCGACGGTGAGTGGACTGAGAGCCGGAGCGGTGATACGGTGACGGTCGAGGATCCCTCGATGCGCAAGTCCGTCGCGGAGGTACCTGCAGGCGTCGAAGCCGACGTTGATGTAGCGTACGACGCCGCCGCCGAAGCACAGAAAGAATGGGAGAAACAGCCACCAGCACATCGCCAGAAGGTCATCCAGCAGTTTCTCCAGCAGGTACAGGAGAACAGCGAACAGATCGTCGACCTGCTCACCCATGAGGTCGGTGGTACGCGGCTCATGGGTGAGACGTCCGTTCACATCGCGTCGGACCATGCGAATGAGGCGATAACCCTCCCCCGACGGATGAAGGGCGAACATGCCGAATCCAATATCCCCGGGAAGGAAAATCTCGCACAGCGCAAACCGAAGGGCGTCATCACGGTCATTTCGCCGTGGAACTTTCCGCTCAACCTCTCAATGCGAGCGGTCGCTCCTGCCATCGCTGCGGGCAACAGCGTCGTCTTGAAGCCGTCCACGAACTCCCCGATCACGGGGGGACTGCTCTTCGGAAAACTGTTCGAAGAGACGGATCTCCCCGGTGGTGTGTTAAACGTTATTACTGGTCTCGGATCCGAGATCGGTGATCGCGTCGCCGGTCACCCGAAGAGCGACGTGGTCTCGTTCACGGGCTCGACGGAGGTCGGCCAACGCGTCGCCGGAATAGCCGGTGAGAACCTCGCCGTACCCGCGATGGAGCTCGGCGGGAACAACGCGTTTATTGTGGCGAATGACGCCGATCTCGACCGCGCTATCGATGCGGCGACGTTCGGGTCGTTCGTCCATCAGGGCCAGGTGTGTATATCAATTAATCGACATGTTATCCACGAAGACATATACGACGAGTACGTCGACCGGCTCGTCCAGCGAGCGGAGTCCCTCACGCCGGGGAGCGCCCACGAGGAGGAAACCGACGTCGGCCCCATCATCGACGAACCCCAACGCGACGAGATGCTCGAGTACGTCGAAGAGACGGTAGAAGCGGGCGCGACACTCGAGACGGGCGGGCGAACGGTTTCCGTCGACGGCGTCGAGGACTCGCTAGTCGTCGCACCCACCGTCCTCTCGGACGCCACGAACGAGATGGCCGCAGCGTGTAACGAACACTTCGGCCCGATCGCTCCGGTCATTCCGTTCTCGGACGTCGGCGAGGCGATCGAGATCGCTAACGCGACCGAATACGGCCTTTCCGGCGCCGTTCACGCCGGCGATCTCGAGGTCGCAAAGGACATCGCCGATCGCATGCAGACCGGTAACGTCCACATCAACGACCAACCGATCAACGACGAGGCTCACATCCCGTTCAGCGGGACCAGCGCATCCGGGATGGGAACGTACAACAGCACTGGCTTCCTCGAGGAGATCACCGAGACGAAGTGGATCTCGATCCAGCACGAACCGCGAGAGTACCCATTGTAA
- a CDS encoding Zn-ribbon domain-containing OB-fold protein, producing MTDTDRFDDDSTAIDREPTRERVSVPTEIELPRLLDFYELQTDNHTRIHAFYDNLREGRLTTTRCLDCEEIHFPPRIVCPECTGDDLEYVDLPHEGELYAFSAVRGGLPIGLREHDVPYVVAVVDLGPVRLSARVDGATHDDLEIGDPVTLKIVEIDGPTDEERVFYRFEPVPDGDSA from the coding sequence ATGACCGACACAGACAGATTTGACGACGACTCGACCGCGATCGATCGGGAGCCGACGCGAGAGCGCGTCTCGGTTCCGACGGAGATCGAGCTGCCCAGACTGCTCGATTTCTACGAGCTACAGACCGACAACCACACGCGGATCCACGCGTTCTACGACAACCTCCGGGAGGGTCGGCTGACAACGACCCGCTGTCTCGACTGCGAGGAGATCCACTTCCCGCCTCGGATCGTCTGCCCCGAGTGCACGGGCGACGACCTCGAGTACGTCGACCTCCCTCACGAGGGCGAACTGTACGCTTTCTCGGCGGTGCGAGGCGGCCTGCCGATCGGACTTCGGGAACACGACGTCCCGTACGTGGTCGCGGTCGTCGACCTCGGACCGGTCAGGCTGTCGGCCCGGGTCGACGGCGCCACCCACGACGACCTCGAGATCGGCGATCCGGTGACGCTGAAGATCGTCGAGATCGACGGCCCGACCGACGAGGAACGCGTGTTTTACCGATTCGAACCGGTACCCGACGGTGATTCAGCATGA
- a CDS encoding long-chain-fatty-acid--CoA ligase has protein sequence MNNYELTLQVMIERATDLFGHKEIVSELPDGTTHRYTYADAYDRMGRLANALDDLGIEPGTRLSVMAINHYRHYELYFALPCSGRSIHMTNHMLPDEHLVEIVNEAEDEIVFVDPQFVETVERVADEFETVERYVVLDDEVPETDLEPVHAYEDLLADQDPTYDWPHVAEDREAGICYTSGTTGLPKGAAYTHRSLYLHTVTHSHVDVFAISENDAVMPVVPMYHVNGWGLPYTSTMCGSKLVLPGPKTGAEEIVELIEREGVTVTAAVTTVWLEVASLYDERDGVELESLDRVLIGGTSPPEWLMEKFDTEIGAPIHQGYGMTEAAPHLVNTMTTTEVAQLSESDRYRQQMKPGIPAPGVRIRLRDADGNPVPRDGESTGEIQVRSPWLIDEYHARPEETEASFTEDGWFKSGDVGVIDEYGYLEVVDRLDDVIKSGGEWISSLELENELMAHDAVEEATVIGVEHEKWEERPVAYVVASHDGAAEAELRAHLLERFPKWWLPDRLFFCESIPKTTTGKFDKKALRDEFVDEYGALPLAE, from the coding sequence ATGAACAACTACGAGCTCACGCTACAGGTGATGATCGAACGGGCGACCGACCTGTTCGGTCACAAGGAGATCGTCTCGGAACTGCCCGACGGAACGACCCACCGGTACACGTACGCCGACGCGTACGACCGGATGGGCCGATTGGCGAACGCGCTCGACGACCTCGGGATCGAGCCCGGAACGCGCCTGTCGGTGATGGCGATCAACCACTACCGCCACTACGAGCTCTACTTCGCGCTCCCGTGCAGCGGCCGAAGCATCCACATGACGAACCACATGCTCCCCGACGAGCACCTCGTCGAGATCGTCAACGAGGCCGAAGACGAGATCGTCTTCGTCGATCCCCAGTTCGTCGAAACGGTCGAGCGCGTGGCGGACGAATTCGAGACGGTCGAGCGCTACGTGGTCCTCGACGACGAGGTCCCCGAAACCGACCTCGAGCCGGTCCACGCCTACGAGGATCTGTTGGCGGATCAGGATCCGACGTACGACTGGCCCCACGTCGCCGAGGATCGGGAGGCGGGGATCTGCTACACCTCCGGGACGACGGGGCTCCCGAAGGGCGCAGCCTACACCCACCGGAGCCTCTACCTCCACACGGTGACCCACAGCCACGTCGACGTCTTCGCGATCAGCGAGAACGACGCCGTGATGCCCGTCGTCCCGATGTACCACGTCAACGGGTGGGGGCTGCCCTACACGTCGACGATGTGCGGTTCGAAGCTCGTCCTCCCGGGTCCGAAAACCGGCGCCGAGGAGATCGTCGAGCTCATCGAACGGGAGGGCGTGACCGTCACCGCGGCGGTGACGACGGTGTGGCTTGAGGTCGCGTCGCTCTACGACGAGCGCGACGGCGTGGAACTCGAGAGCCTCGATCGCGTCCTCATCGGCGGGACGTCCCCGCCAGAGTGGCTCATGGAGAAGTTCGACACGGAGATCGGCGCGCCGATCCACCAGGGGTACGGGATGACCGAGGCGGCCCCGCACCTCGTCAACACGATGACGACGACCGAGGTGGCGCAGCTGTCCGAGAGCGATCGGTACCGGCAGCAGATGAAACCCGGCATCCCTGCTCCGGGGGTGCGGATCCGGCTCCGGGACGCGGACGGAAATCCGGTCCCTCGCGACGGCGAGTCGACCGGGGAGATCCAGGTCCGATCGCCGTGGCTCATCGACGAGTACCACGCCCGGCCCGAGGAGACCGAGGCGTCGTTCACCGAGGACGGCTGGTTCAAGTCCGGCGACGTCGGCGTGATCGACGAGTACGGCTACCTCGAGGTCGTCGATCGCCTCGACGACGTCATCAAGAGCGGCGGGGAGTGGATCTCCTCGCTCGAACTCGAGAACGAGCTGATGGCCCACGACGCCGTCGAGGAGGCGACGGTGATCGGCGTCGAGCACGAAAAGTGGGAGGAGCGCCCGGTCGCCTACGTCGTGGCCTCGCACGACGGCGCCGCCGAAGCCGAGCTCCGAGCGCACCTCCTCGAGCGGTTCCCCAAGTGGTGGCTTCCCGACCGACTCTTCTTCTGCGAATCGATCCCGAAGACGACGACCGGGAAGTTCGACAAGAAGGCCCTGCGCGACGAGTTCGTCGACGAGTACGGCGCGCTGCCGCTCGCGGAATAG
- the fdhF gene encoding formate dehydrogenase subunit alpha, with amino-acid sequence MSANDPLPRVPAVNDPRERTPVTATFETGTANDPPVGTTGDGPTTLSINGQPVTVPSGSIVIDAMQAVNDETVSVDPGADSLESDADVPALCYYDREGDASEEIGPRSECRTCMVETDEYGLVPSCSFPAEDGMSVRTDTPDAAECRSVNLDLVLSNHNLRCTTCNGNGRCELQEAAISEDIDHPRYGVFGDRDEYEPIDDTSSFIQIDRNKCILCNRCVEGCNDVQVEGVLRIEGHGEDTRIGFQSDAETMADSECVSCGHCATVCPTGALTEKGIGGPGTLPLPGFTHRNSIGSVIETDEAETLDDTTAPNRSPDPGSAVGPTGETGSDDTSSARVVRFMERAKNRAAEVVNEYGHKTVLAGEHTAESIATKTLPEGRLFDIADFVSDVRLKSVAAEETTCGFCAVGCRFEMWGKDGNSIGAVPIDDPSTAPANNFSTCVKGKFGHEFTNSDERLTEPLVRTDAGEFEPVSWDEALEYVAENLSEIQDQHGVDAVGCLASSKGTNEEAYLVQKFARQVLGTKNIDNCARLCHSSTVAALQQTLGYGAMTNRINEDIGEADAYLITGSNTTESHPVLATRIKQNVRDGADLIVFDPRRVGISEHADQYIRTKPGYDVAWINGLIHYVIENDLHDEAFIERNTTGFNDLREKVQPYTPERVEEIAGVPADQLESAAESLAAADTVVFGWAMGMTQSSHGTQNVLALANLALTLGQLGKPGAGLSPFRGQNNVQGGGGDMGTLPGSLPGYQDPSDNEVQEKFANEWGKRPPTEPGLTVPQMFSEAHECNLRGMYIVGENPALSEPDVRHAGEALEALDFLVVQDIFKTETAEHADVILPAATSPEKHGTFTNTERRIQRVRPTAEPPGDARQDWEVTQDLANRLGYEWDYDHPREIMNEISDLVPIYGGVTYDRLEEGPQHGLQWPVPDEYHPGTPYLYDYETGEFNFPDGRARFVPADSGQPGEIPDEEYPLTLTSGRVLYHWHTGQLTRRVEGLMSHIGESFVEIHPELAEQLGVADREYVRVESRRGEIVVKAQVTERVDAGTLFIPMHFAAGAVNKLTQETFDPQSGIPEYKVSSVRVEPLGPETDADVLRTPDVGETGNGTAIGDN; translated from the coding sequence ATGAGTGCGAACGACCCACTTCCACGAGTCCCGGCGGTCAACGATCCCCGGGAACGGACGCCGGTCACGGCGACGTTCGAGACCGGCACTGCGAACGATCCCCCCGTCGGCACGACCGGCGACGGACCGACGACCCTCTCGATCAACGGGCAGCCAGTAACCGTACCGTCCGGTTCGATCGTCATCGACGCGATGCAAGCCGTTAACGACGAGACGGTCAGCGTCGACCCGGGTGCCGACAGCCTCGAGAGTGATGCCGACGTGCCCGCCCTGTGTTACTACGATCGCGAGGGCGACGCGAGCGAGGAGATCGGTCCGCGAAGCGAGTGTCGAACTTGCATGGTCGAGACCGACGAATACGGACTCGTTCCCTCCTGTTCGTTCCCCGCGGAGGACGGGATGTCGGTCAGGACCGACACGCCCGACGCCGCGGAGTGCCGGAGCGTGAACCTCGATCTCGTCCTCTCGAACCATAATCTACGCTGTACAACCTGCAACGGGAACGGTCGGTGTGAACTTCAGGAAGCCGCGATCAGCGAGGACATCGATCACCCCCGCTACGGCGTGTTCGGCGACCGGGACGAATATGAACCGATCGACGACACCTCCTCGTTCATTCAGATCGATCGCAACAAGTGCATCCTCTGTAACCGGTGCGTCGAGGGTTGTAACGACGTACAGGTCGAGGGTGTACTCCGGATCGAAGGTCACGGGGAGGACACTCGGATCGGATTCCAGTCGGACGCGGAGACGATGGCCGACTCTGAGTGTGTCTCCTGTGGTCATTGTGCGACGGTCTGTCCGACCGGCGCACTCACAGAGAAGGGGATCGGCGGCCCTGGAACACTGCCGCTTCCCGGTTTCACCCATCGGAACTCGATCGGATCGGTTATCGAGACTGACGAGGCGGAAACGCTGGACGACACCACAGCCCCCAACCGGTCTCCCGATCCCGGGAGTGCCGTCGGCCCCACCGGTGAGACTGGCAGCGACGATACGTCGTCGGCCCGCGTCGTTCGCTTTATGGAGCGCGCCAAGAATCGCGCCGCGGAGGTGGTGAACGAATACGGTCATAAAACGGTCTTGGCCGGCGAACACACCGCAGAGAGCATCGCGACGAAGACGCTGCCCGAGGGCCGGCTCTTCGATATCGCCGATTTCGTCAGCGATGTTCGCCTCAAGAGCGTCGCTGCCGAAGAGACGACGTGCGGCTTCTGTGCGGTCGGCTGTCGGTTCGAGATGTGGGGGAAAGATGGCAACTCGATCGGGGCCGTCCCGATCGACGACCCGTCCACGGCGCCCGCCAACAATTTCTCGACCTGCGTGAAAGGGAAGTTCGGCCACGAGTTCACGAACAGCGATGAGCGACTCACAGAGCCCCTCGTCCGGACCGACGCCGGCGAATTCGAGCCCGTTTCGTGGGACGAGGCGCTCGAGTACGTCGCGGAAAACCTCAGCGAAATTCAGGATCAACACGGCGTCGACGCGGTCGGCTGCCTTGCGTCGTCGAAGGGAACAAACGAGGAAGCTTACCTCGTCCAGAAGTTCGCTCGACAGGTGCTTGGAACCAAGAACATCGACAACTGCGCTCGCCTCTGTCACTCCTCGACAGTCGCGGCGCTTCAGCAGACGCTCGGATACGGCGCGATGACCAACCGGATCAACGAGGATATCGGCGAGGCCGACGCCTACCTCATCACCGGCTCGAACACGACCGAAAGCCATCCCGTCCTGGCGACGAGAATCAAGCAGAACGTCCGCGATGGTGCCGATCTAATCGTCTTCGATCCACGGAGAGTCGGTATTTCCGAACACGCCGATCAGTATATCCGGACCAAGCCGGGCTACGACGTGGCCTGGATCAACGGACTGATTCACTACGTCATCGAGAACGACCTCCACGACGAGGCGTTCATCGAACGGAACACTACCGGGTTCAACGACCTCCGTGAGAAGGTTCAGCCGTACACGCCCGAGCGAGTCGAGGAAATCGCCGGCGTCCCGGCTGATCAACTCGAATCGGCCGCTGAGTCGCTCGCCGCGGCCGATACCGTCGTCTTTGGGTGGGCAATGGGGATGACCCAGTCCAGCCACGGCACACAGAACGTCCTCGCGCTCGCGAACCTCGCGCTCACGCTCGGCCAGCTCGGGAAACCCGGCGCCGGCCTCTCGCCGTTCCGTGGCCAGAACAACGTGCAGGGCGGTGGCGGAGACATGGGAACGCTTCCCGGTAGTCTGCCGGGGTATCAAGATCCGTCTGACAACGAGGTACAAGAGAAGTTCGCGAACGAATGGGGCAAGCGGCCACCCACTGAGCCCGGTCTCACGGTCCCACAGATGTTCAGTGAGGCCCACGAATGCAACCTCCGTGGGATGTACATCGTCGGCGAGAACCCTGCCCTCTCTGAACCGGACGTTCGACACGCCGGCGAAGCGCTCGAGGCACTGGACTTCCTTGTCGTCCAGGATATATTTAAGACCGAGACGGCCGAGCACGCCGATGTGATCCTCCCCGCTGCCACGTCGCCAGAGAAACACGGGACGTTTACGAACACGGAGCGGCGGATCCAGCGCGTCCGTCCTACGGCCGAACCTCCCGGCGATGCACGGCAGGACTGGGAGGTTACTCAGGATCTGGCGAACCGTCTGGGTTATGAGTGGGACTACGACCACCCTCGAGAGATCATGAACGAGATCAGCGACCTCGTTCCGATTTACGGTGGCGTCACCTACGATCGCCTCGAGGAGGGGCCCCAGCATGGACTTCAGTGGCCGGTTCCCGACGAATATCACCCCGGGACGCCGTATCTGTACGATTACGAAACAGGCGAGTTCAACTTCCCGGACGGACGCGCTCGCTTCGTGCCGGCGGATAGCGGACAGCCCGGCGAAATCCCCGACGAGGAGTACCCACTGACGCTCACGTCCGGTCGTGTCCTCTATCACTGGCACACCGGACAGCTCACGCGCCGCGTCGAAGGCCTCATGAGTCACATCGGCGAGAGCTTCGTCGAGATCCATCCTGAGCTGGCCGAGCAACTCGGCGTCGCCGACAGGGAGTACGTCCGCGTCGAGTCACGGCGCGGCGAGATCGTGGTCAAAGCACAGGTCACCGAGCGGGTCGATGCAGGGACGCTGTTCATCCCGATGCATTTCGCTGCCGGCGCAGTCAACAAACTCACCCAGGAGACGTTCGACCCGCAGTCGGGCATTCCCGAATACAAAGTCTCGAGCGTCCGCGTCGAACCACTCGGTCCGGAGACCGATGCCGACGTCCTTCGAACGCCGGACGTCGGAGAGACCGGCAACGGAACTGCGATCGGTGATAACTGA
- a CDS encoding IclR family transcriptional regulator has product MTERSSSMSSVLRAFAVLEVLWETNGAGPSEIADRLNVPKSTAHAHLSTLAETGYVINDDGDYRLGYKFLTTGSRIKHRNGLFQVAEEFMTDLADRTGELVSLVVEQSGQAVILHKASGDRSLELGIYSGMTTPLHTNATGKTILASLPDERTDEILDARGLTRVTDETITDEETLRAELEEIRERGYAVDWDQQVTGMGLVAAPIVVNDRLEGAIGIVGPTGRITDEDYQRTLVKTLQETIDSITIKYRYGT; this is encoded by the coding sequence ATGACCGAACGATCGTCTTCGATGTCGTCCGTTCTTCGGGCGTTCGCCGTCCTCGAGGTGCTCTGGGAGACGAACGGCGCGGGACCGTCCGAGATCGCCGATCGATTGAACGTTCCGAAGAGCACCGCGCACGCGCACCTCAGCACGTTAGCCGAGACGGGGTACGTCATCAACGACGACGGCGACTACCGGCTCGGTTACAAGTTCCTCACGACCGGTTCGCGGATCAAACACCGAAACGGCCTCTTTCAGGTCGCCGAGGAGTTCATGACGGACCTCGCCGATCGGACGGGCGAGCTGGTGTCGCTCGTGGTCGAACAGTCGGGGCAGGCGGTGATCCTGCACAAGGCGTCCGGCGACCGATCGCTCGAGTTGGGGATCTACTCCGGCATGACGACGCCGCTTCACACCAACGCGACGGGAAAGACGATCCTCGCGAGCCTCCCCGACGAACGGACAGACGAAATCCTCGACGCGCGGGGATTGACGCGGGTGACCGACGAGACGATCACCGACGAGGAGACGCTCCGGGCCGAACTCGAGGAGATTCGCGAGCGAGGGTACGCCGTCGACTGGGACCAGCAGGTGACGGGGATGGGCCTCGTCGCGGCGCCGATCGTCGTCAACGATCGGTTGGAGGGCGCCATCGGCATCGTCGGTCCGACGGGACGGATCACGGACGAGGACTACCAGCGCACCCTCGTCAAAACGTTGCAGGAGACGATCGACTCGATTACGATCAAGTATCGGTACGGAACCTGA
- a CDS encoding malate dehydrogenase — MHVVIIGGASTIGVTVTYTLISANPTLDVTLVDPDEATAWGHSLDITHSRFHSAGAPVDAETADSFGTVRSVGVDELANLDPDIVVFTAAAPQPADATDADARAAELEANRAIVDDVAGGLRTLDPVPVLVLSNPIDRITYRLWKRLGWSRDRFIGYSLSETSRTAYRIGELQDVHPATVSCPVMGEHGEGIVPIFSRLRINGEPMSLPEPQRADVRGYVRAIPFEIAKERGVSETSRWVTSAGVARLIRAMSTDGTATLCLSTPVDGEYGLVDGCLSVPVSLTTTGVDEIIEWDLSDDENRRLRSAHSAIRADIEL, encoded by the coding sequence ATGCACGTAGTCATTATCGGCGGAGCAAGCACGATCGGCGTGACGGTCACGTACACGTTGATATCGGCGAACCCGACATTGGACGTCACGCTCGTCGATCCCGACGAGGCGACCGCGTGGGGTCACTCCCTCGACATCACGCACTCGCGCTTTCACTCCGCCGGAGCGCCCGTCGACGCCGAAACGGCCGATTCATTCGGAACCGTTCGATCCGTCGGTGTCGACGAACTCGCGAACCTCGATCCCGACATCGTGGTCTTTACGGCGGCAGCACCGCAGCCCGCTGATGCGACCGACGCCGACGCTCGAGCGGCAGAGCTCGAAGCGAACCGTGCGATCGTCGATGACGTCGCGGGCGGATTACGAACCCTTGATCCCGTTCCCGTGCTCGTTCTTTCGAACCCGATTGACCGAATCACGTATCGGCTCTGGAAACGGCTCGGCTGGTCGCGAGATCGGTTCATCGGCTATTCGTTATCGGAAACGTCGCGGACAGCGTACCGGATCGGCGAGTTGCAAGATGTACATCCAGCGACCGTTTCCTGTCCCGTCATGGGGGAACACGGCGAAGGAATCGTGCCGATTTTCTCGAGGCTCCGCATCAACGGAGAACCGATGTCCCTCCCTGAACCGCAACGAGCAGATGTCCGCGGGTATGTGCGAGCGATTCCGTTCGAAATCGCGAAGGAGCGCGGCGTCTCCGAGACGTCCAGGTGGGTGACTAGCGCCGGGGTGGCACGACTAATTCGGGCGATGTCCACCGATGGAACGGCGACGCTCTGTCTGTCAACGCCCGTCGACGGCGAATACGGGCTCGTAGACGGTTGTCTGAGCGTACCGGTCTCGCTTACCACTACTGGCGTTGACGAGATCATCGAATGGGACCTCTCTGATGACGAGAACCGGCGGTTACGGTCCGCTCACAGCGCGATTCGTGCAGATATAGAGCTATAA
- a CDS encoding NADH-ubiquinone oxidoreductase-F iron-sulfur binding region domain-containing protein, producing the protein MTNETGVARRSPVVRVAADVATDRADRVYAAARDATDSVPVVRTGPTGIDELEPLILATGGGRTAFFQSPPPSVARDLITEIASCGLPISRADAIVEHDPEAQSLPIPETGPLATGRRLVLGPCGWVDPLEPADYTLCSTEHDASAMTNAGILARGRGDAVADEPAADAWDRACDADGDPIVVVNANEPDDRQRADRTLLAGAPIAVLDGVAAVAEYVGAEDAIVYLNKRDTALQRHVRLAVDAAADVLPVVPELVAGPDEYRAGAPTAAIEAMEGADRIEPRLQPPTPAEYGLYGRPTVVHTPRTFAQVQRAVRAPESFDTTPSDPGTRLVTVTGDIETPVTVELDSRATLEAARDAVSMDGSFKMACVGGVFGGISSDLSVELTAQSLSAASLGTDGAVELLSDRRCVVATVGERARFASEANSGRCVPGREGTKQLTELLRDLYAGSFRSDEIRELGRVMGRSSNCRIGATAPRPVITAMDEFEPEFRAHADGRCPSGTCSDQL; encoded by the coding sequence ATGACAAATGAGACAGGAGTCGCTCGTCGCTCGCCGGTCGTTCGTGTCGCGGCGGACGTCGCGACGGACCGGGCTGACCGGGTCTATGCCGCAGCACGTGATGCCACAGACTCTGTGCCGGTCGTCCGAACCGGTCCCACCGGCATCGACGAACTGGAGCCGCTGATCCTGGCGACCGGCGGTGGCCGGACCGCGTTCTTTCAGTCGCCGCCCCCGTCGGTGGCTCGAGACCTCATCACAGAAATCGCCTCGTGCGGGCTCCCGATATCCCGCGCCGATGCGATTGTCGAACACGACCCGGAGGCACAGTCGCTCCCGATTCCGGAAACCGGTCCGCTCGCGACGGGGCGGCGACTCGTCCTTGGCCCGTGTGGCTGGGTCGACCCGCTCGAGCCAGCGGATTACACACTGTGCTCGACTGAACACGACGCGAGCGCGATGACGAACGCGGGGATACTCGCCCGCGGACGGGGCGATGCTGTCGCCGACGAACCGGCGGCCGATGCCTGGGACCGGGCCTGCGACGCCGACGGCGATCCGATCGTCGTCGTCAACGCGAACGAACCCGACGACCGACAGCGCGCGGATCGGACGCTGCTCGCCGGCGCACCAATCGCCGTTCTCGACGGCGTCGCAGCGGTCGCAGAGTACGTTGGTGCTGAGGACGCGATCGTCTACCTGAACAAACGCGATACCGCGCTCCAGCGACACGTTCGGCTGGCCGTGGACGCGGCTGCGGACGTCCTGCCCGTCGTTCCGGAGCTCGTCGCCGGTCCCGACGAGTACCGCGCAGGCGCGCCGACGGCCGCGATCGAGGCGATGGAGGGCGCAGATCGGATCGAGCCCCGGCTGCAACCGCCGACGCCGGCCGAGTACGGGCTCTACGGTCGGCCGACGGTCGTTCACACGCCGCGGACGTTCGCGCAGGTCCAGCGCGCCGTTCGCGCGCCGGAGTCGTTCGACACCACCCCGTCGGATCCCGGAACACGACTCGTGACGGTGACCGGCGACATCGAGACGCCGGTGACCGTTGAACTGGACTCGAGGGCGACGCTCGAGGCGGCTCGGGACGCCGTCTCGATGGACGGGTCGTTCAAGATGGCCTGCGTCGGCGGCGTCTTCGGCGGTATCTCGTCGGACCTGAGCGTCGAACTCACTGCACAGTCGCTTTCCGCCGCGAGTCTCGGGACTGATGGGGCGGTCGAACTGCTGAGCGATCGGCGGTGTGTGGTCGCGACCGTCGGCGAGCGAGCGCGGTTCGCCTCGGAGGCCAACAGCGGACGGTGCGTGCCCGGTCGAGAGGGAACGAAACAGCTCACGGAACTGCTCCGCGATCTCTATGCGGGTTCGTTCCGGAGCGACGAGATCCGTGAACTTGGCAGGGTTATGGGCCGCTCGAGCAACTGTCGGATCGGTGCCACCGCACCGCGTCCCGTGATCACCGCGATGGACGAGTTCGAACCGGAGTTTCGCGCCCACGCCGACGGGCGGTGTCCGAGCGGAACGTGTTCCGATCAGCTATGA